The following coding sequences are from one Halomonas sp. HAL1 window:
- the nrdE gene encoding class 1b ribonucleoside-diphosphate reductase subunit alpha has product METTNVATQNVSETKRPAAAPEARTLDYHALNAMLNLYGANGELQLERDREAARQYFLQHVNQNTVFFHSLEEKLDYLVEEQYYEAEMLGQYSFAFIKALFEQAYAYKFRFPSFLGAFKYYTSYTLKTFDGKRYLERYEDRVCMVALTLARGDETLAKSLVDEIISGRFQPATPTFLNCGKQQRGELVSCFLLRIEDNMESIGRSINSALQLSKRGGGVAFLLSNIRESGAPIKRIENQSSGIIPIMKLLEDAFSYANQLGARQGAGAVYLNAHHPDILRFLDTKRENADEKIRIKTLSLGVTIPDITFELAKRNDDMYLFSPYDVERVYGVPFGDISVTEKYQEMVADARIRKHKINARAFFQTLAELQFESGYPYIMFEDTVNRANPIAGRINMSNLCSEILQVNTPTEYDDDLGYRHIGQDISCNLGSMNIAKVMDAGDIGTSVEIAIRGLTAVSEMSNLRSVPSIAEGNAQSRAIGLGQMNLHGYLAREHIYYGSDEGLDFTNLYFYCVAFHAIRASNRLAIEHKDTFADFANSTYASGTFFDKYTDQAWLPRTDKVRELFERSGIALPTQDDWQELKASVMAHGLYNRNLQAVPPTGSISYINNSTSSIHPVAARIEIRKEGKLGRVYYPAPFLDEANFDYFQDAYEIGPEKIIDTYAEASQHVDQGLSLTLFFPDTASTRDINKAQIYAWKKGIKTLYYIRLRQSALEGTEVEGCVSCTL; this is encoded by the coding sequence TTGGAAACGACTAACGTAGCTACCCAGAATGTGTCAGAAACAAAACGGCCTGCGGCGGCTCCTGAGGCGCGCACGCTGGATTACCACGCACTCAATGCCATGCTCAATCTATACGGGGCCAACGGCGAGTTACAGCTGGAGAGAGATCGCGAAGCGGCTCGCCAGTACTTTTTACAGCACGTTAACCAGAACACGGTGTTCTTCCACTCGTTAGAAGAGAAGCTCGATTACCTCGTGGAAGAGCAGTACTACGAAGCGGAAATGCTGGGCCAGTACAGCTTTGCCTTTATCAAAGCGCTGTTCGAGCAAGCCTATGCATATAAATTTCGCTTCCCAAGTTTTTTGGGCGCTTTCAAGTACTACACCAGCTATACGCTGAAGACGTTTGACGGCAAGCGCTATTTAGAGCGCTATGAAGACCGCGTCTGCATGGTCGCGCTGACCTTGGCCCGGGGCGATGAAACGCTGGCCAAGTCACTGGTCGATGAAATCATCTCCGGCCGTTTTCAGCCCGCGACACCCACTTTCTTGAACTGCGGCAAACAGCAGCGCGGCGAACTGGTGTCGTGCTTCCTGCTACGCATCGAAGACAATATGGAGTCGATCGGTCGCTCCATTAACTCGGCGCTGCAGCTTTCCAAGCGGGGCGGTGGCGTTGCCTTCCTGCTCTCCAATATTCGTGAGTCTGGTGCGCCCATCAAGCGCATTGAGAACCAGTCATCGGGCATTATCCCGATCATGAAGCTGCTGGAAGACGCGTTCTCCTACGCGAACCAACTGGGCGCACGTCAGGGCGCGGGAGCGGTCTACCTGAATGCTCACCACCCGGACATCCTGCGCTTTCTCGACACCAAGCGGGAAAATGCCGACGAGAAAATTCGTATCAAAACGCTCTCCTTGGGCGTGACGATTCCGGATATTACCTTTGAACTCGCCAAGCGCAACGACGACATGTACCTGTTCTCGCCCTACGATGTCGAGCGGGTTTACGGTGTTCCGTTTGGTGATATCAGCGTTACCGAGAAATACCAGGAGATGGTCGCAGATGCGCGTATTCGCAAGCACAAGATCAATGCACGCGCCTTCTTCCAAACGTTGGCAGAGCTGCAGTTTGAGTCGGGTTACCCGTATATCATGTTTGAAGATACGGTAAACCGCGCCAACCCGATTGCTGGCCGTATCAATATGAGCAACCTGTGCTCGGAAATCCTCCAGGTCAACACACCGACTGAGTATGACGATGACCTCGGTTATCGCCATATCGGCCAGGATATCTCCTGTAACCTGGGCTCTATGAACATTGCCAAGGTGATGGACGCAGGGGATATCGGTACCAGCGTTGAAATTGCCATCCGCGGTCTTACCGCTGTTTCGGAAATGAGCAACCTGCGCAGTGTGCCTTCTATTGCCGAAGGCAATGCCCAGTCGCGGGCGATTGGCCTTGGCCAGATGAACCTACACGGCTATCTGGCGCGTGAGCACATCTACTACGGCTCCGATGAGGGGTTGGACTTTACCAATCTCTACTTCTACTGCGTGGCGTTCCACGCCATACGTGCGTCCAACCGGTTAGCGATTGAGCACAAGGATACGTTTGCAGATTTTGCCAACTCCACCTACGCCTCGGGAACCTTCTTCGATAAGTACACTGACCAGGCGTGGCTGCCCCGTACCGACAAAGTACGTGAGCTGTTCGAGCGTAGCGGTATTGCGTTGCCGACCCAAGATGATTGGCAGGAACTGAAAGCGTCGGTCATGGCCCACGGTTTATACAACCGTAACCTGCAGGCGGTACCGCCCACCGGCTCAATCTCTTACATCAATAACTCCACCTCCAGTATTCACCCGGTGGCGGCGAGAATCGAGATTCGTAAAGAGGGCAAGCTAGGCCGTGTTTATTACCCGGCACCGTTCCTGGATGAAGCCAATTTTGACTACTTCCAGGACGCCTACGAAATCGGCCCGGAAAAGATCATCGATACCTACGCGGAAGCCTCGCAGCACGTCGACCAAGGGCTATCGCTAACGCTGTTCTTCCCGGATACCGCTAGCACGCGCGATATCAATAAAGCGCAAATTTACGCCTGGAAAAAAGGCATCAAAACGCTTTACTACATTCGCCTGCGTCAAAGTGCTTTGGAAGGCACCGAGGTAGAAGGCTGCGTTTCTTGCACGCTGTAA
- the nrdF gene encoding class 1b ribonucleoside-diphosphate reductase subunit beta, which translates to MNTMQRLSRVDAINWNRLQDDKDLEVWNRLTSNFWLPEKVPLSNDIQSWNTLTEKEKQLTIRVFTGLTLLDTIQSSVGAPVLMEDARTPHEEAVYTNIAFMESVHARSYSSIFSTLCTTRDVDDAFRWSEENPTLQAKSQLILERYRSDDPLMRKVASVFLESFLFYSGFYLPMYWSSHAKLTNTADLIRLIIRDEAVHGYYIGYKFQQALAEATPARQQEVKDYAYELLLELYDNEVRYTESLYDEVGLSEDVKKFLHYNANKALMNLGYEPLFPSSVTDVDPTIMAALSPNADENHDFFSGSGSSYVIGKAVATEDDDWAF; encoded by the coding sequence ATGAACACCATGCAACGTTTATCGCGAGTTGATGCGATTAACTGGAATCGACTCCAGGATGATAAAGACCTGGAAGTGTGGAACCGTCTGACCAGTAATTTTTGGCTACCCGAAAAGGTGCCCTTGTCTAATGATATTCAGTCCTGGAACACTCTGACTGAAAAAGAAAAGCAGCTGACGATCCGCGTATTCACCGGCCTCACACTGCTGGACACCATCCAAAGCAGCGTGGGTGCACCGGTATTAATGGAGGATGCCCGCACTCCCCACGAAGAGGCGGTTTACACCAACATCGCCTTCATGGAATCAGTGCACGCACGCTCCTACAGCTCAATTTTCTCGACGCTCTGTACCACCCGTGATGTGGACGATGCCTTTCGCTGGAGTGAAGAGAACCCTACGCTGCAGGCGAAATCTCAGCTGATATTAGAGCGTTACCGCTCGGATGATCCACTAATGCGCAAAGTCGCCAGCGTGTTTCTTGAGTCATTTCTGTTCTACTCCGGCTTCTACCTGCCAATGTACTGGTCAAGCCATGCCAAGTTGACTAACACCGCCGACCTGATTCGCTTGATCATTCGTGACGAAGCAGTGCACGGCTACTATATTGGCTACAAGTTCCAACAGGCACTCGCGGAAGCGACGCCAGCGCGGCAGCAAGAAGTCAAAGATTACGCCTACGAGCTGCTACTGGAACTTTACGACAACGAAGTGCGCTACACCGAATCGCTGTATGACGAAGTTGGCCTAAGTGAAGACGTGAAGAAATTCCTTCACTACAACGCCAATAAAGCGCTGATGAACCTTGGCTATGAGCCACTTTTCCCCAGCAGCGTCACCGATGTGGATCCGACTATCATGGCGGCGCTTTCACCCAATGCCGACGAGAATCACGACTTCTTCTCCGGCTCCGGCTCTTCCTACGTGATCGGCAAAGCCGTCGCCACCGAAGACGACGACTGGGCGTTTTAA
- a CDS encoding NUDIX domain-containing protein has product MTGNVGSVLKIAAAVVSDPDGRLLLVRKHITSFYMQPGGKIDAGESALEALCRELQEELGLHVREDELMPLGMYSVPAANEPGVMLEAHLFGLVIDEPVEAAAEIAEAKWVTREAAWQLPLAPLTKEYVAVKHT; this is encoded by the coding sequence ATGACAGGGAATGTTGGTAGTGTACTGAAAATTGCCGCTGCCGTGGTGAGTGACCCAGATGGGCGCTTGCTATTGGTACGTAAGCACATTACGTCTTTCTATATGCAGCCAGGCGGCAAAATCGATGCCGGTGAGAGCGCGCTAGAGGCGTTGTGCCGCGAGCTGCAAGAGGAGCTTGGCTTGCATGTTAGGGAGGATGAGCTGATGCCGCTCGGAATGTATTCCGTGCCAGCGGCTAATGAGCCGGGCGTGATGCTTGAAGCGCATCTGTTTGGCCTTGTTATTGACGAGCCTGTCGAGGCGGCCGCTGAAATTGCCGAAGCAAAATGGGTGACCCGTGAAGCGGCTTGGCAGCTTCCTCTAGCGCCGCTGACGAAAGAGTATGTAGCAGTAAAGCACACATAG
- a CDS encoding DUF3450 domain-containing protein: protein MLNRPFFALRGWWLAGVLASGTLLASEQAVAQAAESVEAQQTQAALQAQIDAADEQTREQLQELRRLERETRQLDAENASLTGRLAEEAERQQRLATALDTLEETRAALPVIEQNMSVQLSQWIERDLPFLREERLARVERQPDEQGENTIERINGLLEAWRVEIDYGREMDSWRGRLSQDGREREVDFLRVGRIGFYYLTPDGREGGVWNAESGGWQPLDDDYLREVRNGLRMAKDQRAPDLLTLPLSISANDQQGEQP from the coding sequence GTGCTGAACAGGCCTTTTTTTGCCTTACGTGGATGGTGGCTAGCGGGGGTGCTGGCCAGTGGCACGCTGCTGGCAAGTGAACAAGCAGTGGCTCAAGCGGCCGAAAGTGTAGAAGCCCAGCAAACCCAGGCGGCACTTCAGGCGCAAATTGATGCTGCCGATGAACAAACGCGTGAGCAACTGCAAGAGCTACGCCGCTTAGAGCGCGAAACACGCCAGTTAGACGCTGAAAATGCCTCACTGACCGGGCGGTTAGCTGAAGAAGCCGAACGTCAGCAGCGTCTGGCGACTGCTTTGGATACGCTTGAAGAGACGCGTGCAGCGCTGCCTGTGATTGAACAAAATATGTCTGTTCAGCTCAGCCAATGGATTGAACGTGACCTGCCGTTTCTACGCGAGGAGCGGCTGGCACGGGTTGAGCGTCAGCCTGATGAACAGGGCGAAAACACCATTGAACGCATTAATGGGCTACTCGAAGCCTGGCGTGTCGAGATCGACTATGGCCGTGAGATGGATAGCTGGCGGGGGCGTTTAAGCCAGGATGGCCGCGAACGTGAAGTGGATTTTTTACGTGTTGGCCGTATCGGTTTTTATTATCTAACTCCTGATGGGCGCGAAGGCGGGGTGTGGAATGCTGAAAGCGGTGGATGGCAGCCGCTTGATGACGACTACCTGCGTGAAGTGCGTAATGGGCTGCGAATGGCGAAAGATCAGCGCGCGCCGGATTTATTAACCTTGCCGCTCTCAATCAGTGCGAATGACCAGCAGGGAGAGCAACCATGA
- a CDS encoding MotA/TolQ/ExbB proton channel family protein, whose translation MSRPTLRQLFYACLILGLVAISGASMAQTESATSLREAREAAETRDQQRLMGFLDDQQALESALEQARAEHEEAQQQHEALEIQQAEQTDQASELSERQAEQGEALTALLSNLARHSSEIRNALGDESLLSLEEGSLPPRLDEVEVLERHQLEEVVDRLAALTARTGRAEHLSLPVADANGEVATRELMRLGDFAAFTENELLERGENDGNLVVLPRTPDAIGGLLADYYQGESHVFAVDPTQGSVLEALAQQPSLWERFQQGGYVGYVVVALGILGLIIGLGQYLYLVLVSLRVNQQRQSLSQLKPNNPLGRVLLRFEGMDKHQTPEALEARLDEAVLAELPKLERSQPMVKLLAAIAPLLGLLGTVTGMIVTFQAITVFGTGDPQLMAGGISQALVTTVLGLITAVPLLFVQTALSGRSRYLTHVIEGQASATLADHLESHTAVVN comes from the coding sequence ATGAGCCGACCAACTCTCCGTCAACTTTTTTATGCCTGCTTGATATTAGGGCTGGTAGCGATCAGTGGCGCATCAATGGCACAAACTGAAAGCGCAACGTCGCTGCGTGAAGCACGAGAAGCGGCTGAAACGCGTGATCAGCAGCGTTTAATGGGATTTTTAGACGACCAGCAAGCATTAGAGTCTGCGCTTGAGCAGGCCCGCGCCGAACACGAAGAGGCTCAGCAGCAGCATGAAGCGTTAGAGATCCAGCAGGCAGAGCAAACCGATCAAGCCAGCGAGTTAAGCGAGCGTCAGGCGGAGCAGGGCGAGGCACTGACAGCGTTGCTGTCTAACCTTGCCCGGCATAGCTCAGAAATTCGCAATGCACTGGGTGACGAGAGTTTGCTTTCCCTAGAAGAGGGGTCGCTGCCGCCACGTTTGGATGAAGTCGAAGTGCTCGAACGCCATCAATTGGAAGAGGTGGTGGATCGCTTGGCGGCATTAACGGCGCGTACGGGCCGCGCTGAGCACCTTTCACTGCCTGTCGCCGATGCTAACGGCGAAGTAGCCACCCGTGAGTTAATGCGGCTTGGAGATTTCGCAGCCTTTACCGAAAACGAGCTTTTAGAGCGCGGAGAAAATGACGGCAACCTAGTGGTATTGCCGCGTACACCTGATGCCATTGGCGGGTTGCTAGCGGATTACTACCAGGGCGAGAGCCATGTCTTCGCTGTTGATCCTACTCAGGGCAGCGTGCTGGAAGCCCTAGCCCAGCAGCCCAGTCTGTGGGAGCGTTTCCAGCAAGGCGGTTATGTCGGCTATGTGGTCGTTGCATTAGGCATTTTAGGTCTGATCATTGGGTTAGGGCAGTACCTCTATTTAGTGCTCGTTAGCCTGCGTGTTAATCAACAGCGTCAGTCGCTCAGCCAGTTAAAACCTAACAACCCACTGGGGCGTGTATTGCTGCGTTTTGAAGGCATGGACAAACACCAGACCCCTGAAGCGTTGGAAGCACGTTTGGATGAGGCGGTGCTGGCTGAGCTGCCAAAACTGGAGCGAAGCCAGCCAATGGTCAAATTGCTGGCCGCGATTGCGCCGTTGCTTGGCTTGTTGGGTACGGTCACCGGCATGATCGTAACTTTCCAGGCGATTACCGTGTTTGGCACCGGCGACCCGCAACTGATGGCGGGCGGTATTAGCCAAGCACTGGTAACCACTGTACTCGGTTTGATCACCGCCGTGCCGCTGCTGTTCGTGCAGACAGCCCTGTCGGGTCGTAGCCGCTATTTAACCCACGTGATTGAAGGGCAGGCGAGCGCGACATTAGCGGATCACCTTGAATCTCACACGGCGGTGGTGAACTAA
- a CDS encoding MotA/TolQ/ExbB proton channel family protein yields the protein MSTLPLWLEPVERLVEAGGPVLVVLAAVAVLVFAMAMERWWYYRITWRIARRQLLRRWAARSDHVSWSARTLRQVWAEALVARLRKPLPWLKLLVALCPLLGLLGTVTGMISVFDSLSLSETHQARAMADGVARATLPTLTGMAIAVVGLLFISRLEHVIRREDQRLHDRLARALEDNDA from the coding sequence ATGTCCACGCTTCCTCTCTGGCTCGAACCCGTCGAGCGTTTGGTAGAGGCGGGTGGCCCGGTGCTTGTCGTACTGGCAGCAGTGGCCGTACTGGTATTTGCTATGGCCATGGAGCGCTGGTGGTACTACCGAATAACCTGGCGTATAGCTCGGCGACAGTTGCTACGTCGTTGGGCGGCGCGCAGTGATCATGTTAGTTGGAGCGCCCGCACGCTGCGTCAAGTGTGGGCCGAAGCGCTAGTGGCCAGGCTGCGCAAACCCTTGCCATGGTTGAAGCTACTGGTCGCACTGTGCCCTTTGCTGGGGCTGTTAGGCACGGTAACCGGCATGATTAGCGTATTCGATAGCCTTTCGCTTAGCGAGACCCATCAAGCCCGCGCCATGGCGGACGGTGTCGCCCGGGCAACCCTGCCTACGTTAACCGGCATGGCCATTGCCGTCGTAGGGCTTTTATTTATTAGTCGCTTAGAGCACGTCATTCGCCGTGAAGACCAGCGGCTGCATGATCGATTGGCACGGGCACTGGAGGATAATGATGCGTAG
- a CDS encoding biopolymer transporter ExbD, whose amino-acid sequence MRRRRSIDASAESNEVNLTPMLDVVFIMLIFFIVTTSFVKESGVEIDRPESSAATPRPDAQVLVAISPEGAVWVDGSPVDAHRVGQQVADMLSDDGSVVIQADRESTTGLLIEVMDRLREAGVDQVAVAASRSGS is encoded by the coding sequence ATGCGTAGACGTCGTTCCATAGATGCGTCTGCCGAGAGCAATGAGGTGAATCTTACCCCCATGCTCGACGTAGTATTTATCATGCTGATTTTCTTTATCGTCACGACTAGCTTTGTTAAAGAGAGCGGTGTGGAAATTGATCGCCCCGAATCCAGCGCTGCGACGCCGCGCCCGGACGCCCAGGTGCTTGTGGCGATTTCCCCGGAAGGCGCCGTATGGGTGGATGGCAGTCCGGTGGATGCTCACCGGGTTGGCCAGCAGGTCGCCGATATGCTGAGTGACGATGGCTCGGTGGTTATCCAGGCAGACCGCGAATCCACCACGGGCTTGCTGATCGAAGTCATGGATCGCCTGCGGGAAGCGGGCGTTGACCAAGTGGCGGTGGCGGCGAGTCGGAGTGGGTCATGA
- a CDS encoding energy transducer TonB, whose product MMRHLLSLLGGIVLAVGLFWLLAQLVAPPEREPEEMTMTMAMTMVEAPEVAPEQEAPTPQPVEAAPQQAPPPMPAPEPPPVAESTISLPEVELPDEPVEPIEMDSELPELTEVEPEPEPQPEPAPEPAPEPAPREAPAEPAPATTTAEQSEPAEREAAPQAEPAPSNEPVSVGQATPTSRVNPSYPARAQRRGMEGFVEVAFMIRRDGSVDASSIRVTNAQPRRVFDDAAQEAIAQWQFEPSDRLRNATQRIEFQLR is encoded by the coding sequence ATGATGCGACATCTGCTGTCGTTATTGGGGGGCATCGTGCTGGCGGTAGGCTTGTTCTGGCTGCTGGCGCAGTTGGTTGCCCCCCCTGAGCGAGAGCCCGAAGAGATGACCATGACCATGGCAATGACCATGGTTGAAGCGCCAGAAGTGGCCCCTGAGCAAGAGGCACCTACGCCTCAACCTGTAGAAGCTGCGCCCCAACAAGCGCCACCGCCCATGCCCGCACCCGAGCCGCCTCCGGTAGCGGAAAGCACGATTAGTTTGCCGGAAGTAGAGCTACCGGATGAGCCTGTTGAGCCTATTGAAATGGACAGCGAACTCCCCGAGCTCACCGAAGTAGAGCCGGAGCCCGAGCCACAGCCTGAACCTGCTCCAGAACCAGCCCCAGAGCCTGCGCCGAGAGAGGCGCCTGCCGAGCCAGCGCCCGCTACTACAACGGCTGAGCAGAGTGAACCTGCTGAGCGTGAAGCTGCGCCACAGGCTGAGCCAGCGCCCTCTAACGAGCCGGTTAGCGTAGGTCAGGCGACGCCCACCAGTCGGGTCAATCCAAGCTATCCAGCGCGGGCTCAGCGCCGCGGCATGGAAGGCTTTGTAGAAGTAGCCTTTATGATTCGTCGTGATGGCAGCGTGGATGCCTCATCGATACGGGTAACTAATGCGCAGCCACGTCGCGTGTTTGATGACGCTGCGCAGGAGGCGATTGCTCAGTGGCAATTTGAACCCAGTGATCGGTTACGCAATGCCACCCAGCGGATCGAGTTTCAGTTGAGGTAG
- the xthA gene encoding exodeoxyribonuclease III produces MRLVSFNINGIRARLHQLQALIYTQQPDVIGLQETKVQDSEFPLTDVEAMGYHVFYHGQKGHYGVALMCRQAPEEIFYGFPDDEEDAQRRMIGVRLIAEDGEAVTVWNGYFPQGENVTHPTKFPHKERFYGQLARLLNEQHRPDERLAIMGDFNISPEDQDIGIGDANRKRWLREGKTSFQPIEREWLEGIKAWGLTDSYRLCYPQSDDRFSWFDYRSKGFNQEPKRGLRIDYILVTKALAEQTTGAGIDYDLRGMERPSDHAPTWSDFALTLKA; encoded by the coding sequence ATGCGTTTGGTTTCGTTCAACATTAATGGCATCCGGGCACGACTTCACCAGTTACAGGCGTTGATCTACACTCAGCAGCCGGACGTGATTGGGCTGCAAGAAACCAAAGTACAGGACAGCGAGTTCCCGCTTACCGATGTGGAAGCGATGGGCTACCACGTTTTTTACCACGGCCAAAAGGGCCATTATGGCGTCGCTTTAATGTGCCGCCAGGCGCCCGAAGAGATTTTTTACGGCTTTCCCGACGATGAGGAAGACGCTCAGCGCCGCATGATCGGCGTTCGTCTGATCGCGGAAGATGGAGAAGCCGTGACGGTATGGAACGGCTATTTTCCTCAGGGGGAAAACGTTACTCACCCGACCAAATTTCCCCACAAAGAGCGCTTTTATGGCCAGCTAGCGCGATTGCTTAACGAGCAGCACCGGCCTGACGAGCGGCTGGCGATCATGGGCGACTTTAATATCTCGCCAGAAGATCAGGACATTGGTATCGGTGATGCTAACCGCAAGCGCTGGCTGCGTGAAGGCAAAACCAGCTTTCAACCCATTGAGCGCGAATGGCTCGAAGGCATTAAAGCCTGGGGGCTTACCGACAGCTATCGCCTCTGCTATCCACAAAGCGATGACCGCTTTAGCTGGTTCGACTACCGCTCAAAAGGGTTTAACCAGGAACCCAAGCGCGGCCTGCGTATCGACTATATTCTAGTCACCAAGGCGCTGGCCGAGCAGACCACCGGCGCGGGTATCGACTACGATCTGCGCGGCATGGAACGACCCTCTGATCACGCACCTACCTGGAGCGACTTCGCTCTCACGCTTAAGGCGTAG
- the rhlB gene encoding ATP-dependent RNA helicase RhlB: MSESEQTTAPAQNRKPKRRRRKPRRRQSNWDLRQFQVPAVAGKWRFHDFDLPLTLMRAIHAQGFEYCTPIQAEALRQTLLGGDIVGKAQTGTGKTAAFLISVMAYFLEEPTPNGQKPGAPRALIIAPTRELALQIEKDAKALARFTQLNVASVVGGMDYQKQRESLGSKIDILVATPGRLLDFHQKRDIDLNEVEVLVLDEADRMLSMGFIPDVKRIIRYTPKKEERQTFLFSATFTDDILNLASQWTLEPAHVEIEVTVENQADIDQRVYLVSDDDKQRLLVNLLQQESFERVMVFGNRRDLVRKLDDLLKKAGVSVAMLSGDVPQGQRIKTLESFREGDIQVLVATDVAGRGIHIEDVSHVINYTLPEDPEDYVHRIGRTGRAGAKGVSISFVGEEDAFSLPEIERYINDKLPCVHPPEGML; this comes from the coding sequence ATGAGCGAGTCGGAACAGACCACAGCCCCGGCCCAGAATCGCAAGCCAAAACGCCGCCGTCGTAAACCGCGTCGTCGCCAGTCGAACTGGGATCTTCGTCAGTTTCAGGTGCCCGCCGTGGCCGGTAAGTGGCGCTTTCATGACTTTGATCTGCCGCTGACATTAATGCGCGCTATTCACGCCCAAGGGTTTGAATACTGCACACCTATTCAAGCCGAGGCCCTGCGCCAAACGCTATTAGGTGGTGACATTGTCGGTAAGGCGCAAACGGGAACCGGTAAAACCGCAGCCTTTTTGATCTCTGTGATGGCCTACTTCCTGGAAGAGCCAACACCCAATGGTCAAAAGCCAGGTGCACCGCGCGCCTTGATTATTGCGCCTACCCGCGAGCTGGCGCTGCAGATCGAAAAAGATGCTAAAGCGTTAGCACGATTTACCCAGCTCAATGTGGCGAGTGTGGTCGGCGGTATGGACTACCAGAAGCAGCGTGAAAGCCTGGGTAGCAAGATCGATATTCTGGTGGCAACACCAGGGCGTCTGTTGGATTTCCATCAGAAGCGCGATATCGACCTCAATGAAGTTGAAGTATTGGTGTTAGATGAAGCCGACCGTATGTTGTCGATGGGCTTTATTCCCGATGTGAAGCGAATCATTCGCTACACGCCAAAGAAAGAGGAGCGTCAGACCTTCCTCTTCTCGGCCACCTTTACTGACGATATCCTGAACCTTGCTAGCCAATGGACGCTGGAACCTGCCCACGTTGAGATCGAAGTCACGGTTGAAAATCAGGCGGATATCGATCAGCGCGTTTACCTAGTATCTGATGACGACAAGCAGCGCCTGTTGGTCAATCTACTTCAGCAAGAGAGCTTTGAGCGCGTTATGGTCTTTGGTAACCGCCGTGATCTGGTGCGCAAGCTTGACGACCTACTCAAAAAAGCTGGCGTAAGCGTGGCGATGCTGTCAGGTGATGTGCCTCAGGGGCAGCGTATCAAAACCCTGGAAAGCTTCCGCGAAGGCGACATTCAGGTGTTGGTGGCGACTGACGTTGCTGGTCGTGGGATTCACATTGAAGACGTCAGCCACGTTATCAATTACACCCTGCCCGAAGACCCGGAAGACTACGTACACCGTATCGGTCGTACCGGTCGCGCCGGTGCCAAGGGTGTGTCAATTAGCTTCGTCGGCGAAGAGGATGCATTCTCACTGCCGGAAATCGAACGCTATATCAACGACAAGCTTCCCTGCGTACATCCGCCGGAAGGTATGCTCTAA